A segment of the Lolium perenne isolate Kyuss_39 chromosome 3, Kyuss_2.0, whole genome shotgun sequence genome:
CGCTCTTGCAGCAATTCTGGGGTCGCTGATCACCTAAAGGCAGAAAGTTCGTGCGGAGTTTTGACTGCTTAACTCTCCAGGTCCTGATCCTAATCATTACTGCGTATGACATATGGCAACAAGCactcatcttggcttggtttcaaTGTTGAAAAATATGCTTAGGCAGCTTAGTCCATGAGCACTCTACATACCCGTAACTATCGACATAAAGCCGAAACAACGGTTCGTGGGTAACTTGGTTACAACCAACCCCACCAGGTTTTCTTTGTACTGTTCCCATAACCCATATTCTCTGCGATGTGACTGAACTAGTTGATTGGGAGATAACTTATTTTATAAGAATGGAATAAACTTCTTTTATCAAGAGGGGGAAAAAGAAGGCTTATCTGACGGCAAAGTTGCACTTGCAGAATGCAGCTACGTGGCCTTCTTGGCTTCTTTACCGGAGTCAGTGCGTGCATATGCAAGTGCGGTACATGCACCATGCTGCCGGGTTCGCACTTAGGCGCCATTCCTGATTCTGCGAAAGCATTGCAGCACAGACACGGTGAATCGGCCACAGGCTCCCCACGCTTGTGCTTTTTTATTTCTTACCTTTTCCGTGATTCGAGGTCACACATGCATGATGCGATCGGTCAACAGAAAGGTAATATGGTAATTCATATACACAATGTTTTCTCCAAAAATATACATTACAAACTGAAGCTTATTTTGGATCGGGAAGAAGAAAGTATAACATATGAGTGATGCACAATGTTCTTTCTGAAAAATCTACATTACCAACCGAAGCTTACTTGGATGCTGTGAAAAAAATACTTAAGCTTATTTGGGAACGAAGAGAAGGAATAGCTTACGGTGAGCTGACTGCTGAGCTTGCCTCGCCCTTAGCTCTTTCTGCTCCATCTCAAGGTTTAGAGTTGTTGAGCACCAATTTACCATCCTGATGGTCCATTCTTCCTATCAGAGCCAGGTTGGTCCTGCATTCCTGCAGAAGGGAGCAAgtattaagaacacaagtgtacTGAATGCTGATTGCAGAATAGATTGAAAGACGATGAGAGACACGTTGGCAACTCTGTCGCCAAGATTGTGCCACTGATGTAGCAATAATCCAAAAAATCATGTCACGAAGGGGGCACACGTCTCTTCTTATTGCTACGTGGTGCAATCTAGTTCCTGAATTCTGAGGCAAGAAATATGCTGGTTCGTTTGGCAAAACAAGTGGCACTTCAGTACATTGGATTCATTCGACAACCCTATTATCCCCTATAGTGACTCCTGTCACTCGTCTAACACTGAAGATTGTCTCCGTTCAGAAAATTATCGACAGGATTTCTCCGCCGGAAGCTTGAGATGCCGCCTAGAAGTCCCGGGACAGGAAGAAGAGACAATCAACACGAGTGGTAGGTCTCAGTTGTTCTCTCTTCTCTTTAGAGTTAATTTTGCCGAGAGTGAAAAGCATAAAACCACCACATTGATGGCGAAATTTACCGTATACTACCAGTTTACGTTTGCGGGATAAAAAACCACCACATTTTGCTCGGTTTTTTGCGGAATGTCCTAAACACGAATTGAACGCGAATTGACAGCGAATTAACAGGGAATCTGACAGGTGGGTCCCATGGTCAGCGCTGAGGTGGCAATTCTGTGCAGCAGTTTGCTGATGTGGACAGAGGGGCCCATGTGTCAGTCcacataaaaaaataaaaaatgccaAAAAGCATAAAATTGGGGAGGTTATCTCCTCCCGTGAACACCGGCTGCCGGCCGTCGGAGTactcccgccgccgccccagtgAGAAGGACGGCGCCGACGAGGAGATCCCCCAGCGCCACCGGGCCCTAGCTCCACCCCCGCCGCCAGGACCCAGCTCCCACGCCACCGTGCCCCCTGCAGCACCCGCGCCGGCGCGCCGCTGCCCCGACCCAGCCGCTAGCATCGCCGCCGTGTTCCGGCCTGCTCGCCGTCGCTTCCCTTGCTCGCAGTCGAGTAGCACCGCCGCGGGCAAGCAGCGCCGTCGGGCCCTTGCTCGCAATCGAGCAGCGCCGCCACGCCCTGGATTCCGCTGTGCGAGGCGCGATGCGTGAGATGGGGTCAGGTCGCCGACCGTCGTGCACAAGCCGCGCCGCCCCTCCCTCAACCCAGAGGTGCGCCAGTCACCGCTGGTTCCGAGAGTGCACGGGGAGGACGAGGCCACGTCTTCTACCGGGAGCGCACGACGAGCACGGCGGAGGCGCTCGGGGCGCAGTGGTGGAGCAAGGGGTCGGCCCCTAGCAGGGGGGCGGCAGAGGCGCTCTGCAGACTACAGGCGAGTCTTGCGCCGGCGGCGGCCGCCTCGCCGGTACCGGAgacggtggtggtggtcggcgcctCGGCGGGGAATAGAGGATTTGTGCGTTCGACCTGTCCACCACTTTTTTTTTTGGATATTTTTGTTTCTTTATGCGGCCTGACAAGTGGGGTCCATGTCCAGATCATCAAATTCACTAGTGTGTTGCCACCTCAGCGCTGACAATGGGACCGACCTGTCAGATTTCTTGTCAATTCGTGTTCAGTTTGCGTTTAGAGCATTCCGCAAAAAACCGAGCAAAATGTGGTGGTTTTTTGTCCCGCAAACGTAAACTGGTAGTATACGGTAAATTTCGCCATCAatgtggtggttttatgctattaactcttttgccgacttcatAAGACTGTGAACCGTGATGACTTCATCCTCGAACGGACTGCCACTTCAATAAATAAAAATCGATATGTTGCATCGAGTAAGTGAAGATTTAAGCCCATCACATAAATGGACTGATTGTACGTCCTCCCTCTTTGTTTTGGCCCATTTTATCACTCTCTGCTCCGTGTTCCTGTTAGTGTTCTGAATGTCATTTCTGTTCGTGCTCTGTAGCCATGGGCTGACGGCAACAGCTTCCTCCGTGACTTGGCTCGCACTTCGTCGGGTGAGTGGCCCTTCTAGAGTTCTAGATTAAAACATGGTCACGTGGATATCTATCGTATCACTAGCAAAAGGTTCACTTTTGGAAATGCGAGTTACGCACTGGGGGAAGCTAACACATGTCACACACAGTCTTTGTGCGGGCTCAGCACCAGCGTAATCTCAAATTGCAACACGAGCATACTTTTAAAAAAATGCAATGCGGGTTACTTTCAATAAAAAACCGAAGTACTGTACAACTGTACAAAAAAATGGAGTACAAGTACAAACTAAAAACCAAGTAAAAGAAGACGGGTCCACACTGAAATCAAAACGAGCGTCTTCTCTTTTCCCCACCCCCGCTGCTACAGTTCTTGAGAGCCGATTCTAAGTCGCCGGGCCGACCCGAGGCCGTTCTCGCCGGCGCTGCCGGTCGAGACGTGCTGAGGGAAGGTTGCGGCCTCTGTAGTGTATATACTAGGGGTAGTTTTTGCCTCTATGCCAGTAGGTGGCGTTATGCCGTGTGGAGCTCGTCGGTCGTTTCAGCCGGCGACTGCTACCATTCTTCTTCCTCGCCGTCCTCGTCGGAGGGGCGTGGCTGGCGTTTGGCGGCTGCTCCAGTAATAAGGTCTGTGGTGGCTGCGAGTTTCAGTGGCTATGACAGCTCTGTCCTTTGGCCAGCCGAGGCGGCGAGGGAAGGAGGGTTTTTGCTATTCAGCAGCTGCTGCAAGCTCAAGGTCCAGTTACCCGTCGGCACTGATCTGGTGCAGGCTCCCTTCGGGGGAGGCTGTTGTTGATTCTGTGAAGGGTGGATGGACCCTGCTTCTTCGCCGATGTTGTTCAAGGTGGAGTAGTTCTCACCTGCAATTTTCCCTGGCCTGCCGTGGCGGCGAGGAGGGAAGCTGCAGTAGTGAGGCGACTCCCCAAGCTTTGTATCCACATACGCCTGCGAGGTATTATGGAGCGGCTCTTACAGAGTCTGAAGCTGCTCTAGCGAGCGCTCAGAACCGTCGCCATCGACTTCACCTCTGCTTACGTCCCCAGGTTCATGGCAGTAACCTTGGGTCTGATGGTAGGCTGGTTTTCCTGCCGCCGTGCCGTGCTTCGAGTGCTCATCTGAAGCAGCGATGGGGATCAAGAACCTTTTCTTCATGGAGCTTTTCTGCAGCGTCTACGAATTGGGCGCTGAATTCATTGACCAAGATGGTCTCTTCAACGCCGGTATGCTCCGACAAGTTTTCAACCTCCTTTTGGAGGCCCTTCATCACCGCAATCGCTGAGAGCTTTGCCATGCCGAAGGCAAGTGGTCTCGTCTCCGCCGTCGTCTATGGCTGCAGCGAGCTGCGGTTGTTGCTCCGCAGTGGAGAAGAGGAGGGACTAGATTGCAACTTCAAATCTTTTAGCAAGGTCTTTCCTACAAAAGCTAGGGACCCATGTGTGTTTTTCTCATTTTCTGGGGTCCTTTGTAACATATATGTACCTCCTCCGTTGTTTCAAAGAAAGGTTCGAGGCCCTTCTAGGGTGCTCCTCTGTTAAAAAAGAAGTAAAAGTAGACGAAAAAATGAAGTGTAAGCACACAGAAAAATAGATTATACTTGAGGAAAACCCTAATTTGATCTATGAAGTTACCATGGATGTGTGTTTTGGTCacgaacttgcaaatcatgaattTTGGGTCACAAAGTTGCTCCGCGCGAGTGTTTTGGTCACTATGTCACGGCGACCGTTTGTTTGTTGATGTGGCCAATTAGTTTTTTTGCAAGTTGGCCCCTAAATTTTACTTTTTCTGATTTTCTAGTCCTCGGTTTCACTTTTTAGGGGGTAATTTGCAAAACCACAATTGGCCACGTCAGCAAACTAACCAGAATGACCAAAACATGCGTGGGATAACTTCTTGACCCACAATTCACGATTTGCAAGTTCATGACCAAAGCGCACATCCGGGGCAACTTCATTGACTAAATTGGAGATTTTCTCATTATACTTTGTCTTTTCATTGAAAAATTAATGGAAAGAGGGTTTGTCCGGTTGGAGAAAAAATAGATTAATGCACACAGAAAAATGGATAGATGGGGTGGCAAGAAGGAGCACGATTTAGGAGCATCAAGCGAGGCTAGTTTGGATTCCTGAATACAAGCGACAGTGGGGCTGACGATGAGGATGTTTGTCACTGACCACACTGCATTTGTTATCGTCGCCAAGCCCTTGAACATTCCAGGAAGAGCATACAAGGTTTTTCAAAGTCCGATTATCCATTGCGTGAAAACGCACTAGAGTTACACGGACAGAGAACAGATATCACGGGTGGCACACTCAGACTCCAGCCACGAAGAGCATGGAGAGGAGGAAACACACGCACAACACAGATGAAAGTATAAAACTAGAGGGAGAGGAGAAGCTCTCGGGACGCAATATATGTGAAATTTCCAGCAGACATGAAGTGTTTACTCTATGGTTTGTGATGTCCTAAGAGCAGTTCCAAGTCCATCTGTGTTCCCAATGCCTTGCAGGATAAAACGTTAGATTGTGAAGCTGGAATGCAAATGATATAATGGGAACACATTCTCAGAAAGCTGAGTGCATCCAAACAACAAACAACTGAGATAATCGACAATTTCCATTTCAACACTGCAGTTGATTAAACGATAAATAGGATGTTCAACACAACCATGAGGACACGCAACGCAGATAATCGTGTTCCAACATAACAATAAAGACGCGCGACATAGATAGACCAACAGGTTCCATTCCATTTCACGGGCACAAACTAAACGAGACTCAAGATAAGTTGATAAGCTGAAGCTAAATGGCCAGTTGGCCGACCTCCTAGATGTTGCTGTTCATGCCCTTCAGCGGCGGGAACGCTGGTTGGCCTGGTTGACAGTGATGTTACGGCCGCCCAGCTCCTGTCCGTTCATGTCCTTGATGGCGCTGTTCATCGATTTGCTGTCCTCGAAGGTGACGAAGCCGAACCCGCGGGATCTGCCCGTCTCCCTGTCGACGATGACCTAGAAAAAAGTTCATAGCAAATACAGCACAGTTAGACACGTGGAAATTTCACAGATAATTAGTGAACTGGAAGTATCGTTACTAGACAAACATGAGAACCATGCATGCGTGCTACAAACCACTGCACTCTCAAGTGGAGCTAAACATATCTTGTTTTTAATCAAGTGGAACAAGCTTAGACCATCCATCATTATTTTGAGACACGATCTGTACTAGTAACAGTAGACGGGAAAAGGTATGATGAATGTGTCTATGAAGGCCGGCGAATAGTTAACTGAGACCCCGGACCTTGAAAAATCAGTGCTGGGTATAATGGAACGGGGAAACaaggaacaaaaaaaaaaaaacgatgcAGCCAAACTGAAACATAAATCGATGTGAATAACGGAGAAGACACACATACAGATCCATGCATCCACAGTATCAATAGGTTTTCCAACAAGTTAACATAGGAAAGCACCGTAGTACTGTCGGGAATGGATCCTCTAACGTTGAGGAGGCAAGTCAGGGAAAAGAAAGAAGCAAAGTCAGGGAATCGTGGTTTAATTACCCTATTAATTACTGCAATTAATTACTGTAGATAGTTACTGTAGATATAAAAAATTAAATTAAGTTTTATTACACCATAAGTTTGCTTCTATGTAATTATTCTAAATACATAACATAAATTTATATTATGTAATTGTATTCTAGTTATTTTGGCTTAAACTATATAGTTTGAAAGAAGGAAAGTTAGGGAAATGTAGCTTACCTGACTTGGCTTCTTCAAGTCAGAGGATCCAGTCCCAGTACTGTCGAGCAATCATATACTAGTAGTAAATTGGTGTCACCACACATAAGCTGCTGACTGAGATCTCACCAGTCCTCAAAAATCAGTGTCCATGGGAAGGGAACAAAGAGATCTAGCACAAATGTGTTGCGAGCAAAACCAATGCGGAGATAAACTGGATCTAACCCTAGGAAACAACTAGGAGCAGGAAAGATGCGCAACTTGGCAGAGGAAATACACAATCGATCAGAAGCATCATAGTACAGTACACCGTCAACCCATGCATCATATCGATCAGGCATCGAACACTCACCTCGGCGTAGCGCACGCCGTGGTTGGCGAAGGCGTCTATGAGTGAGCGGCTGTCGGCGCGCCAGGGGAGGTTGCCAACATGGGCACGGCGCTCATCCGTAGGCGTAAGCCCGCTATGGCCAACATCGGCGTTCATGAAGTCGTCATCCCGCCACGGACACGTCATCTGCTATACCCTAACCAGGACGCGCAGGAGAGAGAGAGGAATGGAGGGTTTTCCTTGATCCCAACAGGAAAGGAAAAGAGAGGCTGCGAGATTGTTCTCTTCTATGATGACCAGCCCACGTATATATAAGGGGAGCCGGCCAGTAGGATCGGATTATCATGTGCCGTGGGATCAGTTATTCAGTTTTCATCACAGCGCGTGGGATCGCTGAGTAGCTAGGTTGGGGACGGGGTTGTTAGTATTTCACGCGACTAGCTCATCCAATTTTTAAGGAACCAGATCCCGGATGTCTAGGGTGTAACCTATAAATCATGTTTTGCTTCCTCATACGGAGTACTAAATCTCTAAAGCACTCCTGATTGTTCCGTTACCGTGGAAGGATTATTTCGTGAGATGGAAGCCAAGGCTGGTAGACATGCGCAATATTTCTGGCATGTCCTCGCTATCGTGCCAAGTGTGCACCAGCCAACGTTAATTAGGGCTCACCTCTGCCCCGCCTTAATTAGATCAAAAATTCTATATATAATATCAGCAGAAAATGTTCATCATGACCCAGTCATACTTATGTGTGTCATTAAAGGCAGaagaatattcttcagtgggaggcgatgttCCCGTTGACAACGAGacgtctgtggtgacttcgtcaatctcaag
Coding sequences within it:
- the LOC127338721 gene encoding glycine-rich RNA-binding protein GRP1A, whose amino-acid sequence is MTCPWRDDDFMNADVGHSGLTPTDERRAHVGNLPWRADSRSLIDAFANHGVRYAEVIVDRETGRSRGFGFVTFEDSKSMNSAIKDMNGQELGGRNITVNQANQRSRR